In one Micromonospora polyrhachis genomic region, the following are encoded:
- a CDS encoding NAD(P)H-quinone oxidoreductase, with amino-acid sequence MRAITITEPGGPDVLAWTEVPDPEPGPGEVVVDVRASAVNRADLLQRQGHYPPPAGASAYPGLECSGVVSATGPGVSGWQVGDVVCALLTGGGYAERVAVPAGQLLPVPAGVDPVDAAALPEVACTVWSNLVQLAHLSIGETLLVHGGGSGIGTFAIQLGVALGATVVVTARPAKHERLRELGAAHTIDYTTQDFVEEIRRITDGRGANVILDIMGAAYLGRNVAALATGGRLVVIGMQGGRKAELDLGALLAKRGSVSATALRSRPMEEKAAIVRGVREEVWPLVESGAIGPIVDRRLPMAQAAEAHRIVESNDHLGKVLLTVD; translated from the coding sequence ATGCGTGCGATCACGATTACCGAGCCGGGTGGACCTGACGTGCTGGCCTGGACGGAGGTGCCCGATCCGGAGCCGGGCCCCGGTGAGGTGGTCGTCGACGTACGCGCCAGCGCGGTGAACCGCGCTGACCTGCTGCAACGGCAGGGGCACTATCCGCCGCCGGCGGGTGCTTCGGCGTACCCGGGGTTGGAATGCTCCGGCGTGGTCAGCGCGACCGGCCCGGGGGTTTCCGGTTGGCAGGTGGGTGATGTGGTGTGTGCGTTGCTGACCGGCGGCGGCTACGCCGAGCGGGTGGCGGTGCCGGCGGGCCAGCTGCTGCCGGTGCCGGCCGGGGTCGATCCGGTCGACGCCGCCGCGCTGCCCGAGGTGGCCTGTACGGTCTGGTCGAACCTGGTCCAGTTGGCCCACCTGAGTATCGGCGAGACGCTGTTGGTGCATGGTGGCGGCAGCGGTATCGGCACCTTCGCCATCCAGCTCGGGGTGGCCCTAGGGGCGACGGTGGTGGTGACGGCGCGGCCGGCGAAGCACGAGCGCCTTCGTGAGCTTGGCGCGGCGCACACGATCGACTACACGACTCAGGATTTCGTCGAGGAGATCCGGCGGATCACCGACGGTCGGGGCGCGAACGTGATCCTGGACATCATGGGTGCGGCGTACCTGGGGCGGAACGTGGCCGCGCTGGCGACCGGCGGCCGGTTGGTGGTGATCGGCATGCAGGGTGGTCGGAAGGCGGAGTTGGATCTGGGTGCGCTGTTGGCGAAGCGCGGGTCGGTGTCCGCGACGGCGTTGCGGTCCCGGCCGATGGAGGAGAAGGCGGCGATCGTACGGGGGGTTCGCGAGGAGGTGTGGCCGCTGGTGGAGTCGGGGGCGATCGGCCCGATCGTCGACCGTCGGCTGCCGATGGCGCAGGCCGCCGAGGCGCATCGGATCGTCGAGTCCAACGATCACCTGGGCAAGGTATTGCTCACCGTCGACTGA
- a CDS encoding transketolase: MTAPTTTGYVDLDGLLRRLTGDEKHSASAHSTLDVVWVLYDRVLRVTPESVDDPERDRFLLSKGHGPAAYYAVLAVKGFIPEAWLDDLAGPESRLGHHPDRLLVPGVEISSGSLGHGLGLGVGTALGLRAQGITQPRVYVLLGDAELDEGANHEAIAYAGATDLPNLTAIVLDNQSATHGWPGPGGIASRFTVNGWTAATVDGRDHDAIHAALTAHQPDQPHVVAAVVDPRK, encoded by the coding sequence ATGACCGCACCGACGACCACCGGCTACGTCGACCTCGACGGCCTGCTGCGCCGGCTCACCGGCGACGAGAAACACTCCGCCAGCGCCCATTCGACGCTCGATGTCGTCTGGGTGCTCTACGACCGCGTGCTGCGGGTCACTCCAGAGAGCGTGGACGACCCGGAACGTGACCGGTTCCTGCTCTCCAAGGGGCACGGTCCGGCCGCCTACTATGCCGTACTGGCCGTGAAGGGGTTCATTCCCGAGGCGTGGCTGGACGATCTGGCCGGTCCGGAGAGCCGGCTCGGTCACCATCCGGACCGGCTGCTGGTCCCCGGTGTGGAGATCAGTTCCGGTTCGCTCGGCCACGGCCTGGGACTGGGCGTGGGCACCGCGCTGGGGCTGCGGGCCCAGGGCATCACCCAACCCCGGGTGTACGTCCTGCTCGGCGACGCCGAGTTGGACGAGGGTGCCAACCATGAGGCGATCGCGTACGCCGGAGCCACCGATCTGCCCAACCTGACTGCGATCGTGCTCGACAACCAATCTGCCACGCACGGCTGGCCGGGTCCGGGCGGGATCGCCAGCCGGTTCACCGTCAACGGATGGACCGCCGCGACCGTGGACGGTCGGGACCATGACGCGATCCACGCCGCTCTGACCGCCCACCAGCCCGACCAGCCGCACGTCGTCGCCGCGGTCGTCGACCCGAGGAAGTGA
- a CDS encoding AAA family ATPase has product MIKDMPDTPPPPPAVVLITGIMAAGKSTVAQELASRLPRSVHLRGDVFRRMIINGRVEMTPETEAEAVRQLHLRYTLAANAADTYFAAGFTVVLQDVVLGADLALLVDTIRSRPLLVVALTPRPEVVALREQERSKTGYGEWTPQQLDAGLRTETPRLGLWLDTSEQTPAQTVDEILARAWTEAVVRDPAVGYD; this is encoded by the coding sequence ATGATCAAGGACATGCCGGACACGCCACCGCCGCCGCCCGCCGTTGTCCTGATCACGGGCATCATGGCCGCCGGCAAGTCGACCGTCGCGCAGGAGTTGGCGAGCCGGCTGCCCCGATCCGTACACCTGCGGGGTGACGTCTTCCGCCGGATGATCATCAACGGTCGGGTGGAGATGACCCCGGAGACCGAGGCCGAGGCGGTCCGGCAACTGCACCTGCGCTACACCCTGGCCGCCAATGCGGCGGACACCTACTTTGCCGCCGGCTTCACGGTCGTACTCCAGGATGTGGTGCTCGGGGCGGACCTGGCCCTCCTGGTCGACACGATCCGGAGCCGCCCACTGCTGGTGGTGGCGCTCACCCCGCGCCCGGAGGTGGTGGCGCTCCGCGAGCAGGAGCGTTCCAAGACGGGGTACGGCGAGTGGACGCCACAGCAGCTCGACGCGGGTCTGCGTACGGAGACACCACGTCTCGGGCTCTGGCTGGACACCTCGGAGCAGACCCCGGCGCAGACCGTGGACGAGATCCTGGCTCGGGCGTGGACCGAGGCCGTGGTGAGGGATCCGGCAGTGGGGTATGACTGA
- the soxR gene encoding redox-sensitive transcriptional activator SoxR, whose protein sequence is MQEPLTIGELAIRSGVAPSALRYYERLGLIRATRTGGNQRRYERTVLRRVAFIRISQQVGVSLEEIRTALDSLPESRTPTKADWARLSAGWRHKLDEQIDLLTRLRDDLTGCIGCGCLSLQRCNVMNASDELAEEGAGARLLVSPR, encoded by the coding sequence ATGCAGGAACCACTGACCATCGGCGAACTGGCCATCCGATCCGGGGTGGCACCCTCGGCGCTTCGATACTACGAGCGGCTCGGGCTCATCCGGGCCACCCGCACCGGCGGCAACCAACGACGGTACGAGCGGACTGTGCTGCGCCGCGTCGCGTTCATCCGGATCTCCCAGCAGGTCGGCGTCTCCCTGGAGGAGATCCGCACCGCGCTCGACTCGCTGCCCGAGTCCCGCACCCCCACCAAGGCCGACTGGGCCCGGCTCTCCGCCGGCTGGCGGCACAAACTGGACGAACAGATCGACCTGCTCACCCGGCTCCGCGACGACCTGACCGGCTGCATCGGCTGCGGCTGCCTGTCACTACAACGCTGCAACGTGATGAACGCCAGCGACGAACTGGCCGAGGAGGGAGCCGGCGCCCGGCTCCTGGTCAGTCCACGGTGA
- a CDS encoding helix-turn-helix domain-containing protein, with protein sequence MSADGGRTIVSFGNALKDLRSSHGLSLRALAQRAHYSRSYLHELETGRKPPTHDVAERLDRVLDAGGRLVAHLSAPIQRLPDWADERVGAVSTGRCRPDPTVVDQLGQALAVQRSLEDSVGARAVLLPVLGQISTVQAVRGNADGPLHDELLSLESQYAQFAGWLYQDQADRSAMAQWYARALSQATEACDPSMVASILSMRSNAAWSAGDHRRAVTLAEASCRQPATPGTLALSQQQLARGLAAAGERDASLRALDEAEHLLDQARRQPDREPAWIYFHDPVRLQMQRALCLREAGDHQAAIGLVEAGLRDLPASYTRDRGSYLARLAVTYALSGERDGARATAAQARVLAEATGSTRTLAEIALAVRLADPVA encoded by the coding sequence GTGTCTGCAGACGGGGGGCGGACGATCGTGAGCTTCGGCAACGCGCTGAAAGATCTACGTTCTTCGCATGGCCTCTCACTCCGGGCGCTGGCCCAACGCGCCCACTACTCCCGCAGCTACCTCCACGAGCTGGAGACCGGTCGCAAGCCGCCCACCCACGATGTCGCCGAGCGGCTCGACCGCGTGCTCGACGCCGGTGGCCGGCTCGTCGCCCACCTGTCCGCCCCGATCCAGCGCCTGCCGGACTGGGCCGATGAGCGGGTGGGCGCAGTGAGCACCGGACGGTGCCGGCCCGACCCCACCGTCGTCGATCAACTCGGCCAGGCGCTCGCGGTGCAGCGCTCACTGGAGGATTCAGTCGGCGCGCGGGCGGTGCTGCTCCCGGTGCTCGGGCAGATCTCCACCGTCCAGGCCGTCCGCGGCAACGCGGACGGGCCACTGCATGACGAGCTGTTGTCGCTGGAGTCGCAGTACGCCCAGTTCGCCGGCTGGCTCTACCAGGACCAGGCCGACCGGTCAGCAATGGCCCAGTGGTACGCCCGCGCCCTCAGCCAGGCCACCGAGGCCTGCGACCCGTCCATGGTGGCGTCCATCCTGTCGATGCGGTCCAACGCCGCCTGGTCCGCCGGTGACCACCGCCGGGCGGTCACGCTGGCCGAGGCATCCTGCCGCCAGCCGGCCACCCCCGGCACCCTCGCCCTGTCCCAACAGCAGTTGGCCCGCGGCCTGGCCGCCGCCGGGGAGCGAGACGCCAGCCTGCGGGCACTCGACGAGGCCGAGCACCTACTCGACCAGGCCCGGCGACAGCCCGACCGCGAGCCGGCGTGGATCTACTTCCACGACCCGGTGCGCCTGCAGATGCAGCGGGCGTTGTGCCTGCGCGAGGCCGGCGACCACCAAGCCGCCATCGGCCTGGTCGAGGCGGGACTACGCGACCTGCCCGCGTCGTACACCCGCGACCGGGGCTCCTACCTGGCCCGGCTCGCCGTCACCTACGCCCTCTCCGGGGAGCGTGACGGGGCCCGCGCAACTGCCGCCCAGGCGCGCGTGCTCGCGGAGGCGACCGGGTCGACGAGGACGCTGGCCGAGATCGCGCTGGCAGTGCGACTCGCCGATCCGGTCGCTTGA
- a CDS encoding NUDIX hydrolase, translated as MTTTTISPMRILGQPERLATVGNTSLDRVRAQLPTYQEPWECGLVRRPVAAAVLPVDYEAGEYLLVRQPRIGALGAPTLEAAAGVLDCPGDDPRETAARELAEEMGLTAKVWTTVAAGAYVSPGYSDERMWAFLTSGLRTTPARPVDGYITTVHLPLSGLAGHIARYRQSPEADLKTLTLLYALQLTL; from the coding sequence ATGACCACCACCACGATCAGTCCGATGCGGATCCTCGGCCAGCCCGAGCGGCTCGCCACCGTCGGCAACACCAGCCTGGACCGAGTCCGAGCCCAGCTGCCCACCTACCAGGAACCGTGGGAGTGCGGCCTGGTGCGCCGACCGGTGGCAGCCGCTGTGCTGCCCGTCGACTACGAGGCCGGGGAGTACCTGCTGGTGCGGCAGCCCCGCATCGGGGCCCTCGGCGCACCAACCTTGGAGGCGGCGGCAGGGGTGCTGGACTGCCCGGGGGATGACCCGCGCGAGACCGCAGCCCGCGAGCTGGCCGAGGAGATGGGGCTGACCGCCAAGGTGTGGACGACGGTGGCCGCCGGGGCGTACGTGTCGCCCGGCTACTCCGACGAGCGCATGTGGGCGTTCCTGACGTCGGGTCTCCGTACGACGCCGGCCCGCCCGGTCGACGGGTACATCACCACGGTGCACCTGCCGCTGTCCGGGCTGGCGGGTCACATCGCCCGGTACCGGCAGTCGCCGGAGGCGGACCTCAAAACGCTGACCCTGCTCTACGCCCTGCAGCTCACGCTCTAG
- a CDS encoding transketolase family protein has protein sequence MRDSFVTTTSALLADDPRTALVLADISASVFAPAAHRHPERVLNVGIREQLMIGVAGGLALTGLRPIVHSYATFLVDRAYEQIKLDLGHQGVGAILVSVGASYDGSEMGRTHMSPGDVALFDTIGGWTVQVPGHRDEVPALLKAATPHDDPVYLRLSTQSNRLSYGGDTRLQVLRRGTPGGPLIVAVGPMLDPTLAAVAGLDVTVAYTHTPRPFDTTGLQALAGSEVILVEPYLAGTSSALVNGVLSHVPHRLLSLGVGHAEIRRYGTPQDHARWHGLDAAGLRASISAFLS, from the coding sequence ATGCGGGACAGTTTCGTGACAACCACCAGCGCGCTGCTCGCGGACGATCCGCGTACCGCCCTGGTGCTGGCCGACATCTCCGCGTCCGTGTTCGCCCCGGCCGCCCACCGTCATCCGGAGCGGGTGCTCAACGTGGGCATCCGTGAGCAGTTGATGATCGGGGTGGCGGGCGGGTTGGCGTTGACCGGGCTGCGGCCGATCGTGCACTCGTACGCGACGTTCCTGGTGGACCGGGCGTACGAGCAGATCAAGCTGGATCTGGGCCACCAGGGAGTGGGCGCGATCCTGGTCAGCGTGGGTGCGTCGTACGACGGGTCGGAAATGGGCCGGACACACATGTCGCCGGGGGACGTGGCACTGTTCGACACGATCGGCGGCTGGACGGTGCAGGTGCCGGGGCACCGGGACGAGGTGCCGGCGCTGTTGAAGGCGGCCACCCCACACGACGATCCGGTCTATCTGCGGCTGTCCACACAGTCGAACCGGTTGTCGTACGGCGGGGACACCCGGTTGCAGGTGCTGCGGCGGGGTACACCGGGCGGGCCGCTGATCGTGGCGGTCGGGCCGATGCTGGATCCGACGCTGGCGGCGGTGGCGGGGCTGGATGTGACGGTGGCGTACACGCACACCCCGAGGCCGTTCGACACGACCGGTCTACAGGCGCTGGCCGGGTCGGAGGTGATCCTGGTGGAGCCCTACCTGGCGGGTACGTCGAGCGCGCTTGTGAATGGGGTGCTCAGTCACGTACCGCACCGGTTGTTGTCACTCGGGGTGGGTCACGCCGAGATCCGTCGCTACGGCACGCCGCAGGATCATGCCCGGTGGCACGGCTTGGACGCAGCGGGGTTGCGGGCCTCGATCAGCGCTTTCCTGAGCTGA
- a CDS encoding winged helix-turn-helix domain-containing protein yields the protein MPIPMSSRQIADDLTARIRGGEYPPGSRLPSLRELAALYSVSVSTIQRALELTKDRGLVIGSPGRGLYVSEG from the coding sequence ATGCCTATCCCCATGTCGTCGCGTCAGATCGCGGACGACCTGACCGCCCGTATCCGCGGCGGGGAGTACCCGCCGGGTAGCCGCCTGCCGTCCCTGCGGGAGCTTGCCGCCCTCTACTCCGTCAGCGTCAGCACCATCCAGCGCGCCCTGGAGTTGACAAAGGACCGCGGCCTGGTGATCGGGTCACCAGGCCGCGGACTGTACGTGTCAGAGGGCTAG
- a CDS encoding ricin-type beta-trefoil lectin domain protein, whose translation MSDPRPPGERSPLRMPRRRTAVVTAFVAGLVLPMLVSPLPASSAPAPAQARPPIQALPANLESIRAAEATQLYGSPAIRPIEQRKVALLTMGDSQISGEGVGNYVPGTHQPGNWCDRSYDQAVFRTGISSDVQYNIACSGATPWNLIAGGPTQHNELNQGDHLAIKARNTKIKLLWVIVGANGDGTIQFGPVATDCTISRVFFQGACYPDYTDNWSIRTDGSRQAVEQALNGIRQTMTNAGYLQSDYELVFMSYPSPGGPDIEDNADFPGWYNGGCLMYLADLAFARNKAVPLFEKALRAAAVNTGTRYIDASRLFHGHEVCSESTSVRGLFIEVGVWDENAARQSFHPNYRGHGMFAQCMTAFFNSGQQQGTCVDPASTNQAVFYPGLFEFKQLRNTGTGNCIDGEGYDSRNGTAQISYTCHGGRNQGFWYDSTRKSLHSELSHDRCLDVAGGSLTANTPVNIHDCHGGTNQKWVFSGSQIKAAGNTNLCLAFDSPSSGNPRLRLAACGSSNRQQWSFQSRSFANPVGYGHDDFIGSRVY comes from the coding sequence ATGAGCGACCCCCGCCCACCGGGAGAACGCAGCCCGCTTCGGATGCCACGACGACGTACCGCCGTCGTGACCGCATTCGTCGCCGGCCTCGTCCTGCCGATGCTCGTCAGCCCTCTCCCCGCCTCCTCCGCCCCCGCACCGGCCCAGGCGCGCCCGCCGATCCAGGCATTGCCGGCCAACCTCGAATCGATCCGTGCCGCCGAGGCCACCCAGCTCTACGGCAGCCCGGCCATCCGCCCGATAGAGCAGCGGAAGGTCGCGCTACTCACGATGGGTGACAGCCAGATCTCCGGCGAGGGCGTGGGGAACTACGTTCCCGGCACCCACCAGCCGGGCAACTGGTGCGACCGGTCGTACGACCAGGCGGTGTTCCGTACCGGGATCTCCTCGGACGTGCAGTACAACATCGCCTGCTCGGGTGCCACCCCGTGGAACCTCATAGCCGGCGGCCCGACCCAGCACAACGAGTTGAACCAGGGTGACCACCTCGCGATCAAGGCACGGAACACCAAGATCAAGCTACTCTGGGTGATCGTCGGCGCGAACGGTGACGGCACGATCCAGTTCGGACCGGTCGCCACCGACTGCACCATCAGCCGGGTGTTCTTCCAGGGCGCGTGCTACCCCGACTACACCGACAACTGGTCGATCCGTACCGACGGTAGCCGGCAGGCCGTCGAGCAGGCGCTCAACGGCATCCGGCAGACCATGACCAACGCGGGCTACCTCCAGTCCGACTACGAACTCGTGTTCATGTCATACCCGAGTCCCGGGGGCCCGGACATCGAGGACAACGCGGACTTCCCGGGTTGGTACAACGGTGGCTGCCTGATGTACCTCGCCGACCTGGCGTTCGCCCGCAACAAGGCGGTGCCACTGTTCGAGAAGGCACTACGGGCCGCCGCCGTCAACACCGGCACCCGCTACATCGACGCCAGCCGACTGTTCCACGGTCACGAGGTGTGCTCGGAGAGCACCTCCGTACGCGGCCTCTTCATCGAGGTTGGCGTCTGGGACGAGAACGCCGCTCGGCAGTCGTTCCACCCCAACTATCGGGGACACGGCATGTTCGCCCAGTGCATGACGGCGTTCTTCAACTCCGGCCAGCAGCAGGGCACCTGCGTCGACCCGGCCAGCACCAACCAGGCCGTGTTCTATCCGGGGCTGTTCGAGTTCAAGCAGCTCCGCAACACGGGCACCGGCAACTGTATCGACGGTGAGGGCTACGACTCCCGAAACGGTACGGCGCAAATCTCGTACACCTGTCACGGTGGCCGAAACCAGGGCTTCTGGTACGACTCCACCCGCAAGTCGCTGCACTCCGAACTCTCCCACGACCGGTGCCTGGACGTCGCGGGCGGCTCGTTGACCGCCAACACCCCGGTCAACATCCACGACTGTCACGGTGGCACGAACCAGAAGTGGGTCTTCTCCGGCAGCCAGATCAAGGCCGCCGGCAACACCAACCTCTGCCTGGCCTTCGACAGCCCGAGCAGTGGTAACCCACGCCTACGCCTGGCGGCCTGCGGCAGCAGCAACCGTCAGCAGTGGTCCTTCCAGTCCCGCTCGTTCGCCAACCCCGTCGGCTACGGTCACGACGACTTCATCGGTTCCCGCGTCTACTGA
- a CDS encoding glycosyltransferase family 2 protein, which yields MKLSILMPVYNEEERIADALKQALAVDYPCEIELVVVDDGSRDGTGEILGRADDTRVRVITHPRNAGKGAAIRTAVDNAEGEYMVILDADLEYDPQDITKLLEPVLDGRATVVYGNRTFGSHSSYSFWYVMGNKAVTTAANVLFNSYIGDLETCFKLLPVGLYRSLDIRSRGFGMEAEVTGKLLRRRIRPYEVPISYHARGRDEGKKITWKDGVEALWILGRERTRRRGVIPGKR from the coding sequence GTGAAGCTCTCGATCCTCATGCCGGTCTACAACGAGGAAGAACGCATCGCGGACGCCCTGAAGCAGGCGCTGGCGGTGGACTACCCGTGCGAGATCGAACTCGTCGTGGTCGATGACGGAAGCCGGGACGGCACCGGCGAGATCCTCGGTCGGGCCGACGACACCCGGGTCCGGGTCATCACCCATCCGCGCAACGCGGGCAAGGGTGCGGCGATCCGTACGGCGGTAGACAACGCCGAGGGCGAATACATGGTGATCCTCGACGCCGACCTCGAATACGACCCGCAGGACATCACCAAACTGCTCGAACCGGTCCTGGACGGACGCGCGACGGTTGTCTACGGAAATCGGACATTCGGCAGCCACAGCTCCTACAGCTTCTGGTACGTAATGGGCAACAAAGCCGTCACCACCGCCGCCAATGTCCTGTTCAACTCCTACATCGGCGACCTGGAGACCTGCTTCAAGCTGCTGCCCGTCGGGCTCTACCGCTCGCTGGACATCCGCTCCCGAGGCTTCGGCATGGAGGCGGAGGTCACCGGCAAACTGCTCCGGCGGCGAATCCGCCCCTACGAGGTGCCGATCAGCTACCACGCCCGAGGGCGCGACGAAGGCAAGAAGATCACCTGGAAGGACGGCGTCGAGGCGCTGTGGATCCTCGGTCGCGAGCGCACCCGACGCCGGGGCGTCATCCCAGGAAAGCGCTGA
- a CDS encoding FtsK/SpoIIIE domain-containing protein — protein sequence MAKTKMPKNAGISTGDTGLASVHTVKLPLWPYLVTPAGSVGLAVATGLAHWRWADDPAAIGGVAVGLTLAGTALTALTWRAAAARGIVRRAVATTTCVAGSAWAIGATIAAPWSSPWLDMWLLGAPTASIAMAVVRILRSVGEDPTSSAGGGLAEAVKSLRNATVGRPTINGAKAAAAITLEPGTSVKELAGDRAALASALDVPETAVRVLPDPDSARRGRVEVVPVDQLRETLTWPGLSAPGRSIALPLVLGVMEDGEPLMVWLPGDHAAGRNAAHFLVVGMTGAGKTEVLLNIAAEVLSRIDADLWLADPRKGHQLPQWAKDGAARLAMTEDDTSDMLEVLYADIATRARQIGQHGHKQWTEGCAQCPRYRVAIVDEAAQVAAGNPLVTELTEAARSAGISLIFGLQRASHDRFPTSARANIGGSICLGVDSETDAGMALSDATLDAGAMPWAWKNTKPGYLYAEVPGTDPARWIMPARSFVADEDDRAAAVAPYRPAGAATRQTTPAESIHPSAPTREETPTPPLNKAIDPGDPPDDVDPATPISAPPGMPRFSFGERPKMAPAQARETLRTHLLTLADAGVDVVRPTELGDVLAETGLSGSWLYQQLRALTRGADALLTATDRGHYRIRVPEPV from the coding sequence ATGGCGAAGACGAAGATGCCGAAGAACGCCGGGATATCCACCGGCGACACCGGATTGGCCAGCGTCCACACGGTGAAGCTGCCGCTGTGGCCCTATCTGGTCACCCCGGCCGGCTCGGTCGGCCTGGCGGTGGCCACCGGTTTGGCGCACTGGCGGTGGGCTGATGACCCGGCCGCCATCGGCGGGGTCGCCGTTGGTCTCACCCTGGCAGGTACCGCGCTGACAGCGCTGACGTGGCGGGCCGCCGCCGCACGGGGCATCGTTCGGCGGGCGGTCGCCACCACCACCTGCGTGGCGGGGTCGGCGTGGGCGATCGGGGCCACCATCGCCGCCCCCTGGTCGTCCCCGTGGCTGGACATGTGGCTGCTCGGGGCACCGACGGCCAGCATCGCGATGGCGGTCGTGCGGATCCTGCGGTCCGTTGGTGAGGACCCGACCAGCTCGGCCGGCGGTGGCCTGGCAGAGGCAGTGAAGAGTCTGCGTAATGCGACCGTTGGTCGACCGACGATCAATGGTGCCAAGGCGGCTGCCGCCATCACGCTGGAGCCGGGTACCTCGGTCAAGGAGTTGGCTGGTGACCGGGCGGCTCTGGCCTCCGCGCTTGACGTGCCGGAGACGGCGGTACGGGTCCTGCCCGATCCGGACTCTGCGCGGCGTGGCCGGGTCGAGGTGGTGCCGGTTGACCAGCTCCGGGAGACGCTTACCTGGCCTGGCCTGTCCGCGCCGGGAAGGTCCATCGCGCTGCCGCTGGTGCTCGGCGTGATGGAAGACGGGGAGCCGCTGATGGTGTGGCTACCCGGTGACCATGCTGCTGGACGCAACGCCGCCCACTTCCTGGTGGTGGGCATGACCGGTGCCGGCAAGACCGAGGTGCTGCTCAACATTGCCGCCGAAGTGCTGTCCCGCATCGACGCCGACTTGTGGCTGGCTGACCCCCGCAAGGGCCACCAGCTGCCGCAGTGGGCCAAGGATGGGGCGGCCCGGCTCGCGATGACCGAGGACGACACGAGCGACATGCTGGAGGTTTTGTACGCCGACATCGCCACCCGAGCAAGGCAGATCGGCCAGCACGGGCACAAGCAGTGGACCGAGGGCTGCGCCCAGTGCCCGCGCTACCGGGTTGCGATCGTGGACGAAGCAGCGCAGGTAGCCGCCGGGAACCCGCTGGTGACGGAGCTGACCGAGGCCGCGCGAAGCGCGGGCATCAGCCTCATCTTCGGACTCCAGCGAGCCAGCCACGACCGATTCCCCACCAGCGCACGGGCCAACATCGGCGGGTCGATCTGCCTCGGAGTCGACAGCGAGACCGACGCTGGCATGGCCCTGTCCGACGCCACCCTCGACGCCGGGGCGATGCCGTGGGCCTGGAAGAACACCAAGCCCGGCTACCTGTACGCCGAGGTGCCCGGCACCGACCCCGCCCGCTGGATCATGCCTGCCCGGTCGTTCGTGGCGGACGAGGACGACCGGGCGGCAGCCGTCGCTCCGTACCGGCCGGCCGGGGCGGCCACCCGGCAGACAACGCCAGCGGAGAGCATCCACCCCTCCGCGCCGACGAGAGAGGAGACTCCGACGCCACCCCTCAACAAGGCAATCGACCCGGGAGACCCGCCGGACGACGTTGACCCGGCGACGCCGATCAGCGCCCCACCCGGCATGCCCCGGTTCTCATTCGGCGAGCGGCCGAAGATGGCCCCCGCCCAGGCCCGGGAGACGCTCCGTACCCATCTGTTGACCCTCGCCGACGCTGGTGTCGACGTGGTCCGGCCGACCGAGTTGGGCGACGTGCTCGCCGAAACCGGCTTGTCCGGCTCGTGGTTGTACCAGCAGCTGCGAGCACTCACCCGTGGCGCAGACGCACTGCTCACCGCCACCGACCGGGGTCACTACCGCATCCGTGTACCAGAACCGGTGTGA